The Geomonas agri genome contains the following window.
TGGCGCCCAGGCGATGGTCGTTGCCGGCATTGGCGCAGGAGCAGCGCAGCAGGCCGGCGTAGGTGTCGACAGCCTTGATGGTCGCCATGAGGAAGGTCAGGAACTGGGCGTTCTCGTGCGGGGTATGACCCGGCTCGAGCAGGTTCTGGCCGTCGTTGGAGCTCATGGACCAGTTGTTGTGCTTACCGGAGCCGTTGACGCCGGCAAACGGCTTCTCGTGCAGCAGGCAGACCATGTCGTGCCTGAGGGCGACGCGCTTGAGAACTTCCATGACCATTTGGTTGTGGTCGGTGGCGATGTTGGTGTTCTCGAAAATCGGAGCGATCTCGAACTGTCCCGGTGCCACTTCGTTGTGCTGGGTCTTGGCGGTAACGCCGAGCTTCCACAGCTCTTCGTTCACTTCCTTCATGTACCCCAGCACTCTTTCCTTGATGCTGCCGAAGTAGTGGTCTTCCATCTCCTGTCCCTTGGAGGACATGGCGCCGAAAAGGGTCCTGCCGGCCATCATCAGGTCGGGCCTTTTCAGGTAGAAGGACTTGTCGACCAGGAAGTATTCCTGCTCGGCGCCGACAGTCGAGGTAACCCTGGTGACATCGTTGTTGCCGAACAGTTTGAGAACGCGCACGGCCTGCGTGGAAAGCGCTTCCATGGAACGGAGCAGGGGGACCTTCTTGTCGAGGGCCTCACCGGTGTAGGAGCAGAAGGCGGTCGGAATGCAGAGAGTAACAACGTCAGCCTCTTCCCTCAGGAAGGCAGGCGAGGTGCAATCCCAGGCGGTGTACCCCCTGGCTTCGAAGGTTGCCCTCAGGCCGCCGCTCGGGAAAGAGGATGCGTCAGGCTCGCCCTTGACGAGCTCCTTGCCGGAGAACTCCAGTAGTGCCCCACCCTCCGACGGGGAAAGGAAAGCGTCGTGCTTTTCCGCAGTGATGCCGGTCATAGGCTGGAACCAGTGAGTGAAGTGCGTTGCGCCCCTCTCAACGGCCCACTCTTTCATTGCCGCTGCGACGACATCTGCGATGGAGGGATCCAGCGGCAGACCTTCGTCGATGGTTTTCTTGAGGTTCTTGAAAACAGCTTTCGGCAGTTTGTCTCTCATAACGGACTGGTTAAATACGTTTTGCCCAAACATCTCCACGGTACAGCCTCCTTTTTGTGCAGCAGTGTCTAAAAAATAAGCAGAACGCTTATCTACGTCTATGAAGTTCCAAGGCTTTACAGCATAATCAAGCCAAAGCACCCTATACCTAGCAAGAGAAGTGCCCACTCTGCCCCGCACCTGATTAAACTTAACACACCCCCTGACAGTCACGGGGACGGCGCATGCCAGGCAATGAGCAGCCCCCTCCCCGCG
Protein-coding sequences here:
- a CDS encoding glutamine synthetase III family protein, encoding MFGQNVFNQSVMRDKLPKAVFKNLKKTIDEGLPLDPSIADVVAAAMKEWAVERGATHFTHWFQPMTGITAEKHDAFLSPSEGGALLEFSGKELVKGEPDASSFPSGGLRATFEARGYTAWDCTSPAFLREEADVVTLCIPTAFCSYTGEALDKKVPLLRSMEALSTQAVRVLKLFGNNDVTRVTSTVGAEQEYFLVDKSFYLKRPDLMMAGRTLFGAMSSKGQEMEDHYFGSIKERVLGYMKEVNEELWKLGVTAKTQHNEVAPGQFEIAPIFENTNIATDHNQMVMEVLKRVALRHDMVCLLHEKPFAGVNGSGKHNNWSMSSNDGQNLLEPGHTPHENAQFLTFLMATIKAVDTYAGLLRCSCANAGNDHRLGANEAPPAIISVFLGEQLADIIDQIVAGVAKSSEMSGHMDIGVSTLPALPKDATDRNRTSPFAFTGNKFEFRMLGSSFSISGPNIIINTIIAQALKEFADVLEKSTNFDADLDKLLQETAKKHQRVIFNGNNYSDEWVQEAAKRGLPNIPNTPDALKELISKEAMEVFAAHNVFNEKEVHARYEIMVEQYVKTLNIEALTMIDMANHSIIPTAIEYATTVASSINAVTAVSSKLDVSTQKELLEELSDKLAAMSANTKALEKALEDALNIADAEKQAAAFRANVFAKMLELRTTGDALEKIIAAKYWPLPTYREMLFVL